The following proteins come from a genomic window of Lolium rigidum isolate FL_2022 chromosome 5, APGP_CSIRO_Lrig_0.1, whole genome shotgun sequence:
- the LOC124655574 gene encoding uncharacterized protein LOC124655574, with product MPVKSTVQVPPEVAVLVAVISSPDPTAPWNGAANLSKVAKMLPETGVPASRKRKIGTDDGGDLHLASPCGEEEEVGSSSGSCQVVSEQAASNWAQSVVSLTSSDEGGSIHPACTGIVFHHTKTRACLLTSSSLFRSRDDEREISFRTETKVRLPNDQIVNGVPIFHDVKNNLSVVSVLPKGVVLRAACLDHHQQFESHSQVVSLRRCFSSGELMTKAARMLAGDPTSADPEEAAADGLFIDSFGNFVGLNCYSKEGTTFITRSTILEFVAGFQKACTKKRARSADLRRKIGSQYELPMKKFEIKGRAIKLKAWSPSHMSGLEGSSTLEKKQSACHYCDPEGQSAPGDRLKRLFPGPSWPADGDDVSKEAARNTLRSRGYPVPVKHDGGMRLLCNFEEEFAEDNWSKLTERVASHMSQSVVALASFSGDKRFFACTGIFIDCNELTTRVLTSASLVRNSDDEDKVADNLKIEVCLPDNEHATGTLQYQDLRYNIAIITIVGSHCTQTAQIYDQLQTEPHGEVAAVGRVYESGNLIATGGTLIDKSSELDCKELKMSTCKITKAGIGGPLIDFDGNFIGMDFYGLEETPYLPRNVVLQVLRSFDAKSGATDLINFDNPNRYYTFSNTSFIYGPCLSLFGAIRYGTSIWGKV from the exons ATGCCGGTGAAGAGCACGGTGCAGGTTCCGcccgaggtcgcggtgcttgtCGCTGTCATCTCCTCACCCGATCCCACTGCTCCTTGGAATGGTGCGGCAAATTTATCAAAG GTTGCAAAGATGCTGCCCGAGACAGGTGTTCCCGCGAGCAGGAAACGAAAAATCGGCACAGATGATGGAG GAGATCTGCATCTGGCCAGCCCTTgtggagaagaagaggaagtcgGCAGCTCGAGCGGTTCTTGCCAAGTAGTCAGTGAACAAGCTGCTTCAAACTGGGCTCAAAGTGTTGTATCGCTCACTTCGTCTGATGAGG GCGGTTCCATACATCCTGCGTGCACAGGCATAGTATTTCACCACACCAAAACTAGAGCATGTCTTTTGACTTCATCGAGCTTGTTTAGATCTAGGGATGATGAGAGAGAGATCAGTTTCAGAACGGAG ACTAAAGTGCGCCTTCCAAATGATCAAATTGTCAATGGAGTTCCGATATTCCACGACGTAAAAAACAACCTTTCTGTTGTCAGTGTGTTGCCAAAAGGTGTTGTTCTTCGTGCAGCGTGTCTAGATCATCACCAGCAGTTTGAGTCTCACAGTCAAGTAGTCTCTCTTCGGCGCTGCTTCAGCTCAGGAGAATTAATGACTAAAGCAGCTAGGATGCTGGCTGGCGATCCAACAAGTGCTGATCCTGAAGAG GCTGCAGCTGATGGACTCTTCATTGATTCTTTTGGGAACTTTGTTGGGTTGAACTGCTATTCTAAAGAAGGGACTACTTTCATAACAAGGAGTACAATTCTGGAATTCGTGGCTGGGTTTCAGAAAGCATGCACCAAAAA GAGGGCTAGATCAGCTGATCTTAGACGTAAAATCGGCTCGCAGTACGAGCTCCCCATGAAAAAGTTTGAAATAAAAGGAAGAGCAATCAAGTTGAAAGCATGGTCCCCATCTCATATGTCTGGCTTAGAAG GCAGCTCAACACTGGAAAAGAAACAGTCTGCATGTCATTACTGTGATCCAGAAGGTCAATCAG CACCGGGAGACCGTTTGAAACGTTTATTCCCTGGTCCTAGTTGGCCagctgatggtgatgatg TATCCAAGGAGGCTGCTAGGAATACGTTAAGGTCCAGAGGTTATCCTGTCCCAGTTAAGCACGATG GTGGCATGCGTTTGCTTTGTAATTTTGAAGAGGAATTTGCTGAAGATAACTGGAGTAAACTCACAGAACGAGTTGCTTCGCATATGTCTCAAAGTGTTGTCGCGCTGGCTTCATTCAGTG GAGATAAAAGGTTTTTTGCTTGCACAGGCATATTTATAGACTGCAATGAGTTAACCACAAGAGTTCTGACCTCGGCAAGTTTGGTTAGAAATTCTGATGATGAAGATAAGGTTGCTGACAACTTGAAG ATTGAAGTGTGCCTTCCAGATAATGAACATGCCACAGGCACGTTGCAATATCAGGATTTACGTTACAACATTGCCATCATTACCATTGTGGGTTCTCACTGTACTCAGACAGCGCAAATCTATGATCAGTTGCAAACTGAACCTCATGGGGAAGTAGCAGCTGTAGGGCGCGTCTACGAATCAGGCAATTTAATAGCCACAGGTGGCACTTTGATTGACAAGTCAAGTGAACTCGATTGCAAAGAGCTTAAGATGTCCACATGCAAAATCACAAAG GCTGGGATTGGAGGGCCTCTTATTGATTTTGATGGGAATTTTATTGGCATGGACTTCTACGGCTTGGAAGAAACTCCGTACCTGCCCAGAAATGTAGTGCTCCAAGTCTTGAGGAGTTTTGATGCAAA GTCTGGTGCTACTGATTTGATCAACTTTGATAACCCAAACAGGTATTACACCTTCAGTAATACATCTTTCATAT ATGGCCCTTGCCTAAGCCTTTTTGGTGCTATCCGATATGGCACATCTATATGGGGGAAGGTGTAG
- the LOC124655575 gene encoding uncharacterized protein LOC124655575, whose protein sequence is MEVSEPLILVPLLPSFPAQFGQLYNHTAASVLCTMLPGLGDLHLANTDEEEQEQLSSDSGHEQVASKWDKSVVSLAPSDEGGSVHPACTGIVFRHANPRALLMASLSMFRSGDAVRTINYNMTIKVHLPDNQVVDGRLISHNSSYNLAIVSVLPEAGCVRAACLDHQQQIESRSQVVAIRRCFTSGKLMATAGMMLGGDPLGAFGQEAAAGGLLVDSLGNLVGLNCHAKEGNSPFIPRSTMLEFVAGFQKACAKKKARSADFIRRLVSPLEVPLKRYKMKGKAIKLKKRSPSDMSCLEGSSKMEKKKQSACHYCDPEGQSAPGDRFRRLFPGPSWPAGDDDVSKEAARNMIRSRGYPFPVLNDCGMRLLCNFEDEFGEDVWSKLTEEVASDVSQNVVALASFSGDKRFFACTGIVIGCSEFTTRVLTSASLVRNSDDQAKVADNLKIYVCLPDNQHAMGMLQHYNLWYNIAVISIMGSRRTRTAQIYDQPSELDCKELMMSTCKITKAGIGGPLIDCHGNFIGMDFYGLEETPYLPRNVVLEVLRSFDTNAAGSVLMVVTDHMHGTHKQKTASAFCAPQHSNWRDACAFNKTCVILLVFLTEF, encoded by the exons ATGGAGGTGAGCGAGCCATTGATTCTAGTACCACTTCTCCCCTCCTTTCCTGCACAATTTGGGCAGCTTTATAACCACACCGCCGCCTCTGTGTTGTGTACAATGCTCCCTGGACTAGGAGATCTGCATCTGGCAAacactgatgaagaagaacaagagcaaCTGTCAAGTGATTCTGGTCATGAACAAGTTGCCTCAAAGTGGGATAAAAGCGTCGTATCCCTTGCTCCGTCCGATGAGG GTGGTTCCGTACATCCTGCGTGCACGGGCATAGTTTTCCGTCACGCTAACCCTAGAGCACTTCTAATGGCTTCGTTAAGCATGTTTAGATCTGGTGATGCTGTTAGAACGATCAATTACAACATGACG attaaagtgcatcttccagacaATCAGGTTGTCGATGGACGTTTGATATCCCATAACTCGTCATACAATCTTGCCATTGTCAGTGTCTTGCCAGAAGCTGGTTGTGTTCGTGCAGCATGTTTAGATCATCAGCAGCAGATTGAGTCTCGCAGTCAAGTGGTTGCTATTCGGCGCTGCTTTACCTCAGGAAAATTAATGGCCACCGCTGGGATGATGTTGGGTGGCGATCCATTGGGTGCTTTTGGCCAAGAG GCTGCAGCTGGAGGACTCCTCGTTGATTCTCTTGGGAACTTGGTTGGATTGAACTGTCATGCTAAAGAAGGAAACTCTCCTTTTATACCAAGGAGTACAATGCTGGAATTCGTGGCTGGGTTTCAGAAAGCATGTGCCAAAAA GAAGGCTAGATCAGCTGATTTTATACGTAGACTTGTCTCGCCATTGGAGGTCCCCTTGAAAAGATATAAAATGAAAGGAAAAGCAATCAAGTTGAAAAAAAGGTCCCCATCTGATATGTCCTGCTTAGAAGG CAGCTCAAAGATGGAAAAGAAAAAGCAGTCTGCATGTCATTACTGTGATCCAGAAGGCCAATCAG CCCCAGGAGACCGTTTCAGACGTTTATTCCCTGGTCCTAGTTGGCCGGCTGGTGATGATGACG TATCTAAGGAGGCAGCTAGGAATATGATAAGATCCAGAGGTTATCCCTTCCCAGTTTTGAATGATT GTGGCATGCGTTTGCTGTGTAATTTTGAAGATGAATTTGGTGAAGATGTCTGGAGTAAGCTCACAGAAGAAGTTGCTTCGGATGTGTCTCAGAATGTTgtcgcactggcttcattcagtg GAGATAAAAGGTTTTTCGCTTGCACAGGCATAGTTATAGGCTGCAGTGAGTTCACCACAAGAGTCCTGACGTCGGCGAGTTTGGTCAGAAATTCTGATGATCAAGCAAAGGTTGCTGATAACTTAAAG ATTTATGTGTGCCTTCCGGATAATCAACATGCCATGGGCATGTTGCAACATTACAATTTATGGTACAACATCGCTGTCATCAGCATCATGGGTTCTCGCCGTACTCGGACAGCACAAATCTATGATCAG CCAAGTGAACTCGATTGCAAAGAGCTTATGATGTCCACTTGTAAAATCACAAAG GCTGGGATTGGAGGGCCTCTTATTGATTGTCATGGGAATTTTATTGGCATGGATTTCTACGGCttggaagaaactccatacctacCCAGGAATGTTGTGCTCGAAGTCTTGAGGAGTTTTGATACAAA TGCTGCTGGTTCTGTTTTGATGGTGGTCACTGATCACATGCACGGGACGCATAAGCAGAAGACTGCAAGTGCTTTTTGTGCACCACAGCATTCAAATTGGAGGGATGCATGTGCCTTCAATAAGACCTGTGTCATCCTTTTAGTGTTTCTAACTGAATTTTGA